A window of Candidatus Protochlamydia phocaeensis genomic DNA:
TTGGATTCTGCGCCGCCCTCGCTATTAGAAGAATTGGAAGGGATAAATCCTGAGGAAGGGGAGGAAAGAGTCATTGAGCAGTTTAAAGCCATTATGCAGAAAGATGAGCACATGGCTTTTTTAGCCAATGGCAATGATCCTTTTCTTCAGGATGTGGTTGCTCCTTATTTTGATTTTAAAAAAGCAGATGCGTCGGGCAAGACCTTGCTCCACCATCTGGCATTAAAGAAAAATCCTCTTTTTACTTCCCACTTTCTTTCTCTGGTAAAAGGAAAAGCCGATATGAATGCGCGGGATGAAAAGGGAGCCACTCCGCTTTATTATGCTGCTGGATACTCATCGCCGGAATTTGTCCGAGGGTTACTGCAGAATGGCTCCGATCCTAAAATAAAGACAGAGACCGGACAAAGTCCTTTTAACATGGCAGCTATTCATGAGAAAAAAGAGGCGATGATCGAATTGCAGAAGGCGGCGATAGGAGAGTTGGGCTTGCATTTTCGCAGCATTTCCACCCAACTTCCGAAGCAAGAGGATAAAAAGACTTTGGGGCGGGCTATCAGCGGTGCGGCCCAACTTTCGAGCTTGGGGTCAGTAGGCGGGACGACAATTGGAGTAGCGGGCAAAGTAGGCGGCGTCGTTTCTAAAAAATACGTAGACCCGGCTGTCGATTCTCAGATTCAGGCGCTCATTTTCGATCTGGATGAGGAGTCTCAAAAAGCGCTTGTCTCAAGAATTAATGAGTTGGCCTCTATTGAAAGCGGCGGAAAGCAAGTATCGGAATTTTCTCAGACTATCCCTTTTAATGCCGTCAATATGACAGTCAATGCGCTTGCCTTGCTTGCAAATGTCAACAAGGCTTCTATTCCCAACCAGGCTTACGATAGTCAGCTGAAAGAGCTTAAAGACCAAGTAAAAATCATTGAAGCTAAAATAGCCCGCTTGGGCAGCTCTGGGGAAGATGAAATAAAAAAAGGCATTTTGCTTAAAGATAAAGAATTAGTCCTAACGCAAATCAAGACTCTGGAGACGCATTTAAGCACCCAAAAAGAAATGATCAAAGCCCAGTGTTTGAGAAACGCGATCGAAATAGGCAAAAGCGGCAGCAAAGCGTTGCTTAGCCAAGAATATTTATCCGACACCATGGCGCTTTCCCTGCTCAAATACGTTCCTTCT
This region includes:
- a CDS encoding ankyrin repeat domain-containing protein gives rise to the protein MSISGNLHSFNRELFEQDIQTKLEGLAHLDLSIIDPQSDELTPEKGQLVREILDGLEMIKGNMEYANSQFVPRFFEKVKNLTNHIKLPESNQQTITSVIQSVFTNISEKRIINLMQQIGEFKGAILDSAPPSLLEELEGINPEEGEERVIEQFKAIMQKDEHMAFLANGNDPFLQDVVAPYFDFKKADASGKTLLHHLALKKNPLFTSHFLSLVKGKADMNARDEKGATPLYYAAGYSSPEFVRGLLQNGSDPKIKTETGQSPFNMAAIHEKKEAMIELQKAAIGELGLHFRSISTQLPKQEDKKTLGRAISGAAQLSSLGSVGGTTIGVAGKVGGVVSKKYVDPAVDSQIQALIFDLDEESQKALVSRINELASIESGGKQVSEFSQTIPFNAVNMTVNALALLANVNKASIPNQAYDSQLKELKDQVKIIEAKIARLGSSGEDEIKKGILLKDKELVLTQIKTLETHLSTQKEMIKAQCLRNAIEIGKSGSKALLSQEYLSDTMALSLLKYVPSLATSLTSAAAIYQNWNAIKDLNVRREQIQVMKQAVSTAYDELQKLRDFFPEGSFEKILLDLKAKNYEQKLAHLEKAASEIGYKKLSTVTSTYIYAAALMTYTIGLMTAVSSTAQDENSPENKMTSASAILATGGMITGFAPLIIGGAYATVDKLGQLSTTAKNLSSRAFEWRLSSEQRQERELIRQTAGQLGIEPTDLERRLVQMESVLNDEKMEDILQRAGIDTRSYDNQRRTLILQLLAQ